From the genome of Sinanaerobacter sp. ZZT-01:
TGAAGAAACTGACTTTTTATTAAAGATCCAATGGTGGAATTGGGATGAAGAGATGATCTTTAACAATCTTGAACAGATAACATCTGCAGCAGGCTTAAAAGAATTAATGAAACGACTAAAATAACTATATCATTTTTGTTGAAGTTTTCCCTGAACGTAAAAATAACGCAGCCGAAGCTGCGTTAGAAATATGAATTAGCATCAGAATCTTAGTGACAAGCAAGTGAGGCTGCCGTCGATTTTCTTAAACTCACTTGTATCAACCAGCCTTACCGGGTAGCCTAGGTCCTCGATGATTTTAAGAGTTTTAGGATATCCTTCAGGAACAAGAACTGTACCGTTAATGTACAGACTGTTGATTGCGTAAAGTTCGTCAGGGGCTACAACGAAGCGATTAAAGTCTTTGAAAGCTTCTAGCTTGTCAACGGTTTCTGTAACAAGCATATTGTTGTTTTCAAGGTAGATTGCGAAATCCTTTAGATGAAGGCCTTCTGTTACAGGTACTGTGGATGAAGTGTAGCCAAACTTTGTAACTATTTCGTTGAACTGGCGGGCGCCTTCTGCGTTTGTTCTGTCGCTCAGACCGACGTAGAAGTGGTCGCCTATACGCATTACATCACCGCCTTCCATTGTTCCTGGAGCTTCGATGTGAAAAATCTGATCATCTGAGTAGAACTTACGAATAGCTGGAAGGATTTCTTCCTTTTCGCCATTGCGAGAGTCCTTTGCAGGGTTTGTGATCACTGCACAACGCTCCATAACAACGGCTGGGTCTTCTGTAAAACATGAGTCAGGGTAACGCTCATCGGCTTCTAAATCTAGAACTTCTAATCCAAGAGATTCAAGAGTCTCAACGTATTTATCATGCTGTCTGGCGGATAATTCGTACTCCGGCTTCTCGCCTGCTTCTACGAACTGAGCCGTGGATATTCCGTCGATTAATGCTTTGCAAGGTTTCTTGGTAATGGCTTTTGTAAACATATTTATACCTCCGTAAGATTAAATTGATGTTTTTTATGTTTTGAGTATATAATACAAATAAAGATTCGTAAACAGCAAGTATATCATGGCTTCCATGAGTATTAATCATATAATGAACAAGGAGGTGAAACATGAGTCTCTCACAATACGAGGCATTTATCAAAGCTGTCGAGACTGGAACAATGACTCAGGCAGCGGAGGAGCTTGGCTATACACAATCAGGGCTTACTAAAGCATTAAATACATTAGAGGAGCAATGGAATGTAAAACTATTAACTAGAGGACGAAACGGTGTACAACTTACTACAGAAGGGCAACTGCTGTTGCCATATATAAGAACGCTCCTTCATGACCAACGTAGACTTTCCGAGCGAATCGGAGAGATCAATGGCCTTCGTGAAGGTCTTATTAGAATTGGAACATTTAACAGTGTCTCTGCACAGTGGCTCCCTGGGATGATAAAGAGATTTCAACATGATTACCCTGGAATCAGATTCGAGCTGCTGCATGGAACAGATACTCAGATTGTCAGTTGGATCGCTGATGGACGAGTGGACGTGGGTTTTGTTGCATACCCAACTTTATCGGAACTTGAGTCCGAATTCCTGTATCGTGATCCCATTGTAGGCATTTTTTCTGAAGATGATCCCTATTCCAGAATGGAAAAACTCAACATTTCCGAGCTGCCAAATTTGCCGTACATTGCGCTCAACGAGGGAGTGGAGGATGAGATTACAGCTATTTTGGACAAAAACAGCATTACCTTAGATGCACGTTTCGTAGAAAGCGATGATCACGCCGTAATCGCTATGGTAGAGAAAGGGCTGGGCATTAGTCTTATGTCTGTAATGATGATACAGGGTTTTGACCGACGAATTGTGGCGATTCCTCTGGAGCCTCAGGGCTACCGTGACATTGGAATCGCTTGCCGCAACCATAACCTTCTGTCTAGCGCAGCATCAAGGTTTTACGAGTGTGCTCGTCGCTGGATAGCTGAGGAGTACAAGCCTATCGAACTATGACATATTTCTAAGGGGCTATGCATCCACAAAATAGAATCGACAAAATTTCAAGAAAATAATTCCTGAACAGCACATAATCCGGTAATTATTTTGGAGCTCATAATGGAATGACTTTGCTTGGTATTGGAGTATTGCCTTCTTATAGAGTGTGTAAAATGAAATTATACGTGTACAAAGGGGTTATTATAAAGTGCCTATTTATAGCAAATTATCCTTAAATTCCTGGTCTTTTTTTCTATTTTATGGTAAACTGTATTAGATTATGATGAAGAACATTTATTTAGGAGGATAAAATGCTAAAAAAAATAGTAGTTGCTTTAATTTGTGGAGTTATATCAATTGGGTTAATATCATGCGGAAGCGCAGCGGATGATAAAACAGATACCTTAGCTCAAAATGAAGAAAAAGATGTGGTTTTAGTTGATGATGAATATGTTAAAATAATATATTCAGGACTTGATGAAAACAATGAAACAATACCAACATTAAAATTATCTATAGAAAACAAAACAGATCAGACGTTTGCAGTTCAAACAGAAAAGGTATCTGCTGATGATAGTATGGTAACAACATATTTCAGCGAATCTCCTGCACCGGGTGAAAAAATCGATGCAAATTTAGAGTTAGAAGAAGTAGAAAAAGGTTTTAATTCTGTGGAAGGAACGTTTGTACTTATTGATGATAATTATGATACATTAAAAGAAGAGCCATTTAAAATATCTTTGGATGATACAGCAAAGATTGAAAAGGAAGATCAAAAAGAAGAAACTGGTGTAGTAATAGTGGATGATGATTATGCTAAAATAACATACTTAGGATTTGCTGAAGAAAGTAACATGGGGCCTACATTAAAATTATCTGTTGAAAATAAAACCGATAAAACATTTATGATTTTAACAGATCAATTCTATGTTGATGATAAGGAAATCGAATCAATGATGAGTTGTGACCGTGTTGCATCAGGCAAGAAAGCAAATGCAGAATTAACATTATATGCCGACAAAGATTTTAAAACTGTAAAGGGAACATTTGTACTTAATGATGAAGAGAATAATACGATTGCAACAGAACAAGTTGAATTTGAAGTACAATAAATAGTATTTAAATAATTTAATAATCAAGAAAAGTAGGCTAAGCTGTAGGTCAAATTAAGACCTACAGACTTAGTCTTTTTTAGCATTTTGATGACTTTCGACAAAATATATGGTTTTTTCTATAGTAAAATATGTATATAGAAGAACTGGAAATCTATAAAAGAGAGGAGAAACATTTTAAATTATATAATCAGCTCTCCTATAAAAAAATAATACTGTAATGAAGAAAAGGGGTAAAACTATGAAAAAAATGTGTATAATAATTATGACTGTTATTATGTTATTTTTACTATCAATAACAGCGTTTGCAGCGGAATCAACAACAACTAATAGTTTACAAAATTATTTTAAAAATGATCCAAGGGATTTAAAAATAAGTATGTCTGAGGCTGTAAACGACACAGGTATAAGCACAAGAGGATGGCCAGGCGAAGGACCTGCAAAACAAGTTACGAGTGTAAGTATTGAACAAGTTGGCATTTTGAACGTTGATGGTCATGAAGGGAATATCGGTGTTCTTGTAAAAGTTATAGGTTATGGCAGAGATTATGCAAAATATGATTCATCTCCGGTAAACTATTTTAGTTCAGAGGGTTTTATATTATATGGAACATTAGTAGATGGTTGGTATTATCTTTATGATTGTGGAGCACCAACATTAGGTGATCATAGATTTGATATTGAAATGGTTTCACTAAATCCTCCTTATACAGAGAAGTCTGCATGGGCAACATTTACAATTAAATAACATATTTCACGTTTATTTATAATAATTGTAAGAATGTGACCGGATTTGGTTGTACCAGATACACGAAATGTGTTTGTTATACGTGACGTCAAATTTGTTGACGCATTTCCTATCATTACATCAGGCGGAATATCTGCGGGAATAGATATGTCTTTTTATATCGTAAAAAAATTATTAGGCTTAGAAATTGCAAAAGCTACAGCAAAGAGGATGGAATATAATATTGATTTAGGGAATTAACACATTTGCAACCAAACCTTGCGACTATCAGACAAATGAAAAACGCTTGAAAACTGATAAAGAATATCACAATGCAATTTTTGTGGGATTAGACGAAAATGGCTGTGAAGATGGAATAAAAATAGTACTCCCTAGAGATTTTCTCTTAAGGAGTACTATTTTTATTCACTTACGATTTTAGTAATAAGATTCAACAGACTGTGTATTATTCCTAATCTACTTTTCCGCCATATATTTTTTTATTTCACCAGCAGTTAATTTACGCACCTGTGTTTGTGGAAACTCTATATATTCTTTTATTGAAAAAATGGGAGACATTTTAACACATGTTTTATCTTTATTTTTTTGCAGATATATTTCTAAATCTGTTGCTTCGGCAAATATTTTGTATGACAATCTACCTTTATTATTTTTTATCTCATAAATGCCACACGGCTTTTTGGTGGTATAATCAGCAGTTCTTAAATAAAGCTTAGCAATTTCTAATGATTTAAATGGGAAATTCCATCGCTGTAAACCTCTTTTTTGGTCAGCTTCAATACAAATACAACGACCGCAAGTGCCACAAATATATTGTGTATGATTTTCTAAACAATTAATTGGTTTAAGCAATGGAGTGATTCTATTATTATATGAATAGCATTCGCGACACATATTGCACCTCCCCTTAAAAAGGTTATACAGATATACCCCATCTTAACTTTGCATTAATGCATGCGGATTATTTTCATTAACCGATTGCAGGTGGCAATCGATTTTTAGTTATTATACATCAATTGAAACCAAAATAAAAGGAGCTGTGGTATCAAAGGTGTTGAGCAAGAAATTATGAACTCTCAGTTAAAGAACAGGAGGCTCCTATGTATTAAATAATTTGTTCATTTCGTTTCATTTTAAGGGATAAAAAATGAAATAGGATTGTAGCAGAAACTGCGGCTACCACATGGCTGATTAGAATCGCCCACCATACACCGTTAAGTGCTAAATAGGTATGGGATAAAAGATAGGCAAGAGGCATTCTGATAATAAGGTAGTAAAATATCATTAAATACATTCCTATGCCCGGTTTGCCGAGTCCATTGATAGACCCCATAAAGCAACTAGTAACCGTATATAGGATGTAACCGATACTAACAATCAAAAAATATGTTCTTACAATTGTGGCAGTATCTTCACTGTTCAAAAATAGGTAAGAAAGATTTCCAGAAAATAGGACGATAAGAGTGGAGAGAACCAGTAGTAATCCCGTACCGTAAATTAAGGATGTTTTTAAATACTCTTTTGCAAGATCCAATCTTTTTGCACCAATACACTGCCCAACAATTGTGGTAACTGCCATATTAAGAGCCATGGCCGGATAGAATAAAACGGTTTCAAGCTTTCCAGTAATTCCATAGGCTGCAATTGCAGTTACACCAAAACGACTGACAATGGAAGTTAAAACGCTGGTGCTAAGCGGAGGGATGCTTTGCTGTATGATGGAGGGGAATGATTTACATAGCAATGTTTTTGCTTCAGCCCAAGCAAAGAGTGCGATATTAAAATGGAATAGCTTCTTTTTCATGATATACCCTATCATGAGAAGCAAAGCGATCGACTGTGAAAGAATGGTTGCAATTGCTGCTCCACTGAATCCTATGATATGAATAAAAATAGGATCTAGTATTACATTTAAAATGGTACAAAGAAGAATAGCAATTACTTGAAATATCGTATTTCCGTAGCTGCGCAAGACGGCTGTAAAATATAAATATAAGAAAACCGGTAGAAAACCTAACAAATATAAAGACAAATAATCTTTTGCCATTGAGAATATTTCGGCGGGGGTATACAGAAGATTTAGTATTCCATCCAGAGAACATTCGCAGAAGATAGTAAGTGTAATACATAAAACAACTGTGCTAGTCAATGAGGTCGATAAAATACGCTTTGTTTTCGCATTGTCTTTTGCTCCGATTGCCTGAGACAACAGAATAACCAAACCATTTGTTGCTCCCATACCGATAGAGGTTAAGAGTAAAATAATGGGAGTAGAACTAGTGAGTGCAGCCATTGCATTTTCACCAAGAAGATTACCAATCCATAGGCTATCCACTAAGTTATAAGCCATGTTCAGCATCATAGCAACTATGAGTGGAATGGTCATTTTAAATAAGCCGTTCCTAGTTTTTTCGTTCATAAAATCAATTTGTGAGTGCATATAAATTTTCCTTTCAATTTATGAATGAATTTCATTCAATATTGTGTTATTTTTTATCCCTGCCCTTTAGGACAGGGATTTTTTTATAGTTCAAATAGTTGTAAAAGAAATGTTCGTATTCGGTTAAGCCTTTCTTCTCCAGAGAGATCATCACGCAGTAGAATGCCAAGCTGACCATATATGCAGAAGCTGGCAGCTGTTTCAGAATCTGTAAAATGAAGTTCGCCTAAATCGACTTCCCGCTGTATCTGTTCTTTGAGTATAGGTACTAATTTGTGGCATATTTTCATAGATAATTGGTCATGAATTTTTTTACTGTTTGTGCCATGACATACTTTATAATAAACACGATTATTCTGTTCAATATCCATAAAAGTTGGAGTTTCATATAGCTTTTGCCTTAATGTTTTGCTCGTGTCACATAATATCGACTGCATTTGATTTACTTGCTGCTGTGCATAATAGTCCAAAGCGGTATCGAACAACTCTTCCTTAGACTTAAAATAACGATAGCATAGACCTTGTGCAATTCCAATTCTTTCAGCAATATCAGTGATAGATGTTTTGTCATAACCATTTTGATAAAACAACTCCATTGCGGCGTCCAAGATTTCCTGCTTTCTAACTTCAGGTTCTTTTGTTATGCGAGTCATATTTTTTATCTCCCTCCGTTAAATCTATCCGTATTCTATCATATGGGTTATACTATGTCAATGAATGATATTCACTCAAAATAGTTGTTATAAACACAGAGGTGAAACTATCGCTCGAGAATGACAATTAACGAATGAAGAAGTATT
Proteins encoded in this window:
- a CDS encoding TetR/AcrR family transcriptional regulator: MTRITKEPEVRKQEILDAAMELFYQNGYDKTSITDIAERIGIAQGLCYRYFKSKEELFDTALDYYAQQQVNQMQSILCDTSKTLRQKLYETPTFMDIEQNNRVYYKVCHGTNSKKIHDQLSMKICHKLVPILKEQIQREVDLGELHFTDSETAASFCIYGQLGILLRDDLSGEERLNRIRTFLLQLFEL
- a CDS encoding LysR family transcriptional regulator gives rise to the protein MSLSQYEAFIKAVETGTMTQAAEELGYTQSGLTKALNTLEEQWNVKLLTRGRNGVQLTTEGQLLLPYIRTLLHDQRRLSERIGEINGLREGLIRIGTFNSVSAQWLPGMIKRFQHDYPGIRFELLHGTDTQIVSWIADGRVDVGFVAYPTLSELESEFLYRDPIVGIFSEDDPYSRMEKLNISELPNLPYIALNEGVEDEITAILDKNSITLDARFVESDDHAVIAMVEKGLGISLMSVMMIQGFDRRIVAIPLEPQGYRDIGIACRNHNLLSSAASRFYECARRWIAEEYKPIEL
- a CDS encoding dimethylarginine dimethylaminohydrolase family protein, which translates into the protein MFTKAITKKPCKALIDGISTAQFVEAGEKPEYELSARQHDKYVETLESLGLEVLDLEADERYPDSCFTEDPAVVMERCAVITNPAKDSRNGEKEEILPAIRKFYSDDQIFHIEAPGTMEGGDVMRIGDHFYVGLSDRTNAEGARQFNEIVTKFGYTSSTVPVTEGLHLKDFAIYLENNNMLVTETVDKLEAFKDFNRFVVAPDELYAINSLYINGTVLVPEGYPKTLKIIEDLGYPVRLVDTSEFKKIDGSLTCLSLRF
- a CDS encoding MATE family efflux transporter — translated: MHSQIDFMNEKTRNGLFKMTIPLIVAMMLNMAYNLVDSLWIGNLLGENAMAALTSSTPIILLLTSIGMGATNGLVILLSQAIGAKDNAKTKRILSTSLTSTVVLCITLTIFCECSLDGILNLLYTPAEIFSMAKDYLSLYLLGFLPVFLYLYFTAVLRSYGNTIFQVIAILLCTILNVILDPIFIHIIGFSGAAIATILSQSIALLLMIGYIMKKKLFHFNIALFAWAEAKTLLCKSFPSIIQQSIPPLSTSVLTSIVSRFGVTAIAAYGITGKLETVLFYPAMALNMAVTTIVGQCIGAKRLDLAKEYLKTSLIYGTGLLLVLSTLIVLFSGNLSYLFLNSEDTATIVRTYFLIVSIGYILYTVTSCFMGSINGLGKPGIGMYLMIFYYLIIRMPLAYLLSHTYLALNGVWWAILISHVVAAVSATILFHFLSLKMKRNEQII